A window from Deltaproteobacteria bacterium RIFCSPHIGHO2_02_FULL_44_16 encodes these proteins:
- a CDS encoding 7-cyano-7-deazaguanine synthase QueC — MKETSAIAVLSGGLDSTVAMKLARKSSRIVLALTFDYGQRAAKKEIAAAQGSCQKWDIPHNVIELPWLAKITHTALVQKERKLPKFNATELGQSKDREQKSAIAVWVPNRNSVFLAIAAAHAEALAADAIVVGFNAEEAAAFPDNSIDFIKTLNQTLTFSTQNKVKIICPTAEMNKIDILKKAVELDIDLEKLWSCYEGGEKPCGVCESCARTKRAMQVITPHTPSHLKRGKQ; from the coding sequence ATGAAGGAAACATCAGCCATAGCGGTCCTTTCAGGGGGTCTTGATAGCACGGTGGCAATGAAACTCGCAAGGAAGAGTTCCCGCATTGTTCTCGCTCTCACCTTTGATTATGGCCAGCGCGCAGCCAAAAAAGAGATTGCTGCTGCGCAGGGCAGCTGTCAAAAATGGGATATTCCACATAATGTTATTGAGCTTCCGTGGCTCGCAAAAATCACACATACAGCGCTTGTACAGAAAGAGCGCAAGCTCCCAAAATTCAACGCCACAGAGCTTGGACAAAGCAAGGATCGGGAACAGAAATCGGCGATAGCCGTGTGGGTACCGAATCGGAATTCGGTTTTCTTAGCTATTGCTGCAGCGCATGCTGAAGCGCTGGCGGCTGACGCGATTGTGGTCGGATTTAATGCTGAAGAGGCGGCAGCATTTCCAGATAACAGCATCGACTTCATAAAGACATTGAACCAAACTCTTACTTTCTCAACACAAAATAAAGTGAAAATTATCTGCCCAACTGCGGAGATGAACAAAATCGATATCCTCAAAAAAGCAGTGGAACTTGACATTGATCTTGAGAAGCTTTGGTCCTGCTATGAAGGTGGAGAAAAACCTTGTGGTGTTTGCGAATCATGTGCGAGAACAAAGAGAGCGATGCAGGTCATAACACCCCATACCCCCTCTCACCTTAAGAGGGGGAAACAATAA
- a CDS encoding single-stranded-DNA-specific exonuclease RecJ yields the protein MSWKILPENTLVQKHLAKELSLHPITAQLLVNRGIFDIESAQRFLSPRLADLPDPFSLIDMAPAVTRILHALQEHEQIAIYGDYDVDGITATALLARFFHSIGTSVLTYIPHRIEEGYGLSQKGIEYLKQKGAQLLITVDNGIAAKEEIAFAKTLGMEVIVTDHHTVGLLPSSAIAVVNPQRCEEGNPFRVLSGCGIAFYLACALRKRMREENLLPQDSFDVKELLDLVALGTIADVVPLTGINRILVSTGLKQLQTTKYPGIRALMDIASLEPTSLSTRSVAFALAPRLNAAGRLAHADEALALLMTQDEMKATQLAQRLDHLNRDRRGLEATMFEEALFQIQGREDGGALIVSAPHWHPGVTGIVASKLVEQFDRPAVVIGGYPICRGSVRSTKNLNIINCLTETAQMLERYGGHAVAAGLTILPEKIEAFREMFSQICKEHLANASPMFTSVDGSLSFNVLSPQLLDEIKLFSPFGAGNPEPLFCCDDIAIRNHRIVGEKHLKFEAFHEGISLDAIGFSLGKTRLHSMQNISITFCPEWNEWNGSRKIQLKVKELRQRL from the coding sequence ATGAGCTGGAAGATTTTGCCCGAAAACACTCTTGTTCAAAAACATCTCGCCAAAGAACTTTCTCTTCACCCCATCACGGCACAACTATTAGTGAATCGCGGTATTTTCGATATTGAAAGCGCGCAGCGCTTTTTGAGTCCGCGGCTGGCTGATCTTCCTGATCCCTTTTCTCTTATCGATATGGCCCCTGCGGTGACTCGGATTCTGCACGCTCTTCAAGAACATGAACAAATCGCCATTTATGGTGATTACGATGTCGACGGCATCACCGCCACAGCGCTTCTCGCCCGCTTTTTTCACAGCATCGGCACTTCCGTGCTCACCTATATTCCGCATCGAATCGAAGAAGGTTATGGACTGAGCCAAAAAGGAATTGAATACTTGAAACAAAAAGGAGCGCAGCTCCTGATTACGGTGGATAACGGAATTGCTGCAAAAGAAGAAATTGCGTTTGCAAAAACGCTCGGCATGGAAGTGATTGTCACAGATCATCATACTGTGGGGCTTTTGCCCTCTTCTGCGATCGCCGTCGTGAATCCGCAACGATGTGAAGAAGGAAATCCATTTCGAGTTTTAAGTGGATGCGGCATTGCTTTTTATCTTGCCTGTGCGCTTCGAAAACGAATGCGCGAAGAGAATTTGCTTCCGCAAGATTCGTTCGATGTCAAAGAACTCTTAGACCTCGTTGCCCTTGGCACGATCGCTGATGTGGTCCCTCTGACAGGAATCAATCGTATTTTGGTTTCAACAGGACTCAAGCAATTGCAAACCACGAAATATCCCGGCATTCGCGCACTCATGGATATCGCTTCATTAGAGCCTACTTCCCTTTCAACTCGCTCCGTAGCATTTGCGCTTGCACCCCGACTCAATGCTGCGGGACGTCTGGCACATGCTGACGAAGCCTTGGCGCTTTTGATGACACAGGATGAAATGAAAGCAACGCAGTTGGCTCAAAGACTTGATCATTTAAATCGTGATCGACGAGGACTTGAAGCGACCATGTTTGAAGAAGCGCTCTTTCAGATACAAGGAAGAGAAGATGGTGGCGCACTTATCGTCTCTGCTCCTCATTGGCACCCGGGAGTCACGGGCATTGTGGCATCCAAACTTGTGGAACAGTTTGATCGCCCTGCTGTGGTGATTGGCGGTTATCCCATCTGTCGTGGTTCTGTTCGTTCAACGAAAAATCTCAACATCATAAACTGTCTCACGGAAACAGCGCAGATGCTGGAACGCTATGGTGGTCATGCCGTCGCTGCGGGGCTTACGATCCTTCCTGAAAAAATTGAGGCATTTCGCGAAATGTTTTCACAGATCTGCAAGGAACATCTCGCCAATGCTTCTCCCATGTTTACTTCTGTGGACGGCTCTCTCTCGTTTAACGTGTTGAGTCCCCAATTGCTCGATGAAATAAAATTATTTTCTCCCTTTGGAGCGGGAAACCCTGAACCTCTTTTCTGTTGCGATGATATTGCAATTCGCAATCATCGTATTGTCGGTGAAAAGCATTTAAAATTTGAAGCCTTTCATGAAGGAATTTCTCTCGATGCCATCGGTTTTTCTCTCGGCAAGACACGGCTTCACTCGATGCAAAACATTTCCATAACCTTTTGTCCGGAATGGAATGAGTGGAATGGTTCGCGTAAAATTCAGTTGAAGGTGAAAGAATTGAGACAAAGACTATAA
- a CDS encoding protein-export membrane protein SecF: MKFQIPFSKIEPLSLGISILAVIASVVIILVRGFNYGIDFQGGAKLEYQFAETVNEEKIRQLLKPLKLGDVSVVRFGKAEDNRMSIKVELPEEHTAIGPMITTELEKSFGQGNVKLEQEETVGPRVGKELRKKAWLTILFSWLLMLIYIGYRFDFLFAPGGIIALIHDVVITLGFFSLLGKEINLTILAAILTLIGYSINDTIVIFDRIRENKHRISLSTLTAVVDESLNATLSRTIITSLTVFFVVVVLFLKGGGTLHDFAFALIIGVIVGSYSTLFVATPVYKALYRSQARSKK, encoded by the coding sequence ATGAAGTTTCAGATTCCTTTTTCGAAAATCGAACCTCTCTCTCTTGGCATTTCAATTCTTGCCGTGATTGCTTCTGTGGTCATCATTCTCGTTCGAGGATTTAACTACGGCATCGATTTTCAAGGAGGAGCAAAGTTGGAATATCAATTTGCAGAAACCGTCAATGAAGAAAAAATCCGCCAACTTCTGAAACCTCTCAAGTTAGGAGATGTCAGTGTTGTGCGCTTTGGAAAAGCTGAAGATAATCGCATGAGCATTAAAGTGGAACTTCCCGAAGAACATACAGCCATTGGACCTATGATTACCACAGAGTTGGAAAAATCTTTTGGACAGGGAAACGTGAAACTCGAACAAGAAGAGACGGTTGGTCCACGAGTAGGAAAAGAACTGCGAAAAAAAGCATGGCTTACGATTCTTTTTTCCTGGCTCCTGATGTTGATTTATATCGGATACCGATTCGATTTTCTTTTTGCGCCAGGCGGCATTATTGCTCTTATTCACGATGTTGTGATCACGCTCGGTTTTTTCTCTCTTTTGGGAAAAGAAATTAATCTGACCATTCTCGCTGCTATCTTAACCCTGATCGGTTATTCCATTAACGATACGATTGTTATTTTTGATCGTATTCGTGAAAATAAACATCGCATCTCTCTCTCCACGCTTACTGCTGTTGTTGATGAAAGCTTGAATGCAACGCTTTCGCGAACGATCATTACTTCTTTAACGGTCTTCTTTGTCGTGGTGGTGCTCTTCCTCAAGGGTGGCGGAACTCTGCATGATTTTGCCTTTGCGCTCATCATTGGTGTCATTGTTGGAAGTTATTCCACTCTTTTTGTCGCAACGCCGGTGTATAAAGCTCTTTATCGTTCTCAAGCTCGGTCAAAAAAATGA